The genomic region AAGGCAATCTTCTCGTACTGGAAGTCAACAGCATGCCGGCCTGGACCGGCTTGCAATCCGTTGTCCCCGTCCGCGTCGCCGATTGCATCGCTCAGGCAATGGTCGCCCTTCTCAGTCCGGACGTAAAGGAAAGGCCCGCAGCATGACGCTGACGCGGCAAGAGATCATGGCAGCCTACCTGGACGCCTGCCGCGCCGAGATCGATGCCTTGAAGCCGGGCAATGTGCACCGCTTCGCAGACGGCCACCGGATGACGGCGGATCAATTCCTCCAAAGTGCGGCCGTCAGCTCGCTGTCGGTCACCGATCCGCTTGCATCGGTCGGTCAGCGTATTCTTCGTGCGGTAACTGCCACCCGCGAAAGCGTGGGAACGAACACCAATCTCGGTATCCTCCTGCTTTGCGCGCCGCTTGCCAAGGCGGCCGAGAGCACGTCTTGGGATTTCCGCAAGGGCCTCACGCAGACATTGGATGAAATGAATGCGGGCGATGCCCGCGACGTCTTCGCCGCAATCCGCCTCACGAATCCGGGAGGGCTCGGCAGCGCCGAAGAACATGACGTTAGAGACGAGCCGACGGTGTCTCTCGTCAACGCCATGGCCATGGCAGCCGACCGCGACATGATCGCCCGACAATATACGAACGGCTTTGAAGACATCTTCAACGGCGGCCTGTCGGCGTGGAGAGAAGCGGCCGCGCGCGGCGAAGAGGACATGTGGCCGACAATCTTCGTCTTTCTTTACTTCCTGTCCTCGTTTCCCGACAGTCATATCGGGCGCAAACACGGGACCGGTCTCTCTGTTGAAATTGCCAAAGAGGCCGACACGATACGCCGTCGGGTGATGGATGAGACGCGCTTGCCCAGCCGGGAAAAGATTCTGCTGGACTTCGACAGGCGGCTGAAGGACAGGGATATCAACCCCGGGACCTCCGCCGATCTCACGGTTGCGACGCTTTTTGTCCGTAACATGAAGTTCGGCTTGCATAATCGCAGCTTAGATGTTTGAATTTGGCCGGCGAATAAATCTTACTCGCTGCTATCTGGCCAACCGACCCAGTCAAGGGTGCTGCGAACAAGGATAGCTGTCCATCGAGCGTCGTGTCTCGTGTGGTACGGCTTCTTTGGACGAAACTTTTTGACCATACGGTACAAGGGAGGAATTGGCCGTGGCAAAGATTAGCAAGGTAATGGTTGGTGAATCACTCGTTGGCGAGGGAAATGAAGTCGCGCATATCGATCTTCTGATCGGACCGCGTGGAAGCGCCGTGGAAACGGCATTTTGCAATGCGCTCACCAACAACAAGGACGGGTTTACGTCACTTCTGGCGGTCATCGCCCCGAACCTGGCCTGCAAGCCGAATACGATATTGTTCAACAAAGTTACGATCAAGGGTGCCAAGCAAGCCGTGCAGATGTTCGGCCCGGCACAGCATGCTGTGGCAAAGGCAGTCCAAGACAGCGTAGCCGAAGGCATCATTCCCGCCGACGAAGCCGATGACATCTTCATCTGCGTCGGCGTCTTCATCCACTGGGAAGCAGAAGACGACGCCAAGATCCAGGATTATAACTACAGGGCAACGAAGGAAGCGATTGAACGCGCAGTCACCGGCAAGCCGACCGCGGCGGAGGCAACTGCTCAGCGCGACACCGTCAAGCATCCTTTCAGCGCCTAGACACGAAACAACCCCGCACAGGGCGAGCCCGCCGTAGAAACAGGCGGCCTGTTGCGCCGGTTGTCGAAGCTTTTAGGCTTCAGCGTTACGCCATCTTCAAGCGCCAATGGTTGAAATGGCAGTGCTTCGGCTTCACGATTGAGAGAAGAGGCAGAGCGC from Rhizobium gallicum bv. gallicum R602sp harbors:
- a CDS encoding triphosphoribosyl-dephospho-CoA synthase, coding for MTLTRQEIMAAYLDACRAEIDALKPGNVHRFADGHRMTADQFLQSAAVSSLSVTDPLASVGQRILRAVTATRESVGTNTNLGILLLCAPLAKAAESTSWDFRKGLTQTLDEMNAGDARDVFAAIRLTNPGGLGSAEEHDVRDEPTVSLVNAMAMAADRDMIARQYTNGFEDIFNGGLSAWREAAARGEEDMWPTIFVFLYFLSSFPDSHIGRKHGTGLSVEIAKEADTIRRRVMDETRLPSREKILLDFDRRLKDRDINPGTSADLTVATLFVRNMKFGLHNRSLDV
- the fae gene encoding formaldehyde-activating enzyme; protein product: MAKISKVMVGESLVGEGNEVAHIDLLIGPRGSAVETAFCNALTNNKDGFTSLLAVIAPNLACKPNTILFNKVTIKGAKQAVQMFGPAQHAVAKAVQDSVAEGIIPADEADDIFICVGVFIHWEAEDDAKIQDYNYRATKEAIERAVTGKPTAAEATAQRDTVKHPFSA